A genome region from Fusobacterium perfoetens includes the following:
- a CDS encoding serine O-acetyltransferase, protein MNSLKFSQDFYRYFGRECKNKDILKVIFNHELRFNYFFRKYQNSNNKFLKLFYKIFIRQIRLKYGIEISPNTKIGKGFYVGHPFDITINPNVILGENVNIHKGVTIGQENRGERKGTPIISNKVWIGVNSTIVGRIKIGNNVLIAPNTYVNRDIPDNSIVVGNPCKIIENIEATKDYINNIV, encoded by the coding sequence ATGAATAGTTTAAAATTTTCACAAGATTTTTATAGATATTTTGGAAGAGAATGCAAGAATAAAGATATCTTAAAAGTAATATTTAATCACGAATTGAGATTTAATTATTTTTTTAGAAAATATCAAAATTCAAACAATAAATTTTTAAAATTATTTTATAAAATTTTTATAAGGCAAATAAGACTTAAGTATGGAATAGAGATAAGTCCAAATACAAAAATAGGAAAGGGATTTTATGTGGGTCATCCCTTTGATATAACTATAAATCCAAATGTAATTCTAGGAGAGAATGTAAATATTCATAAAGGAGTTACTATTGGTCAGGAAAATAGGGGAGAAAGAAAAGGCACTCCTATAATAAGTAATAAAGTATGGATTGGAGTAAACTCAACGATAGTAGGTAGAATAAAAATAGGAAATAATGTTTTGATAGCACCAAATACCTATGTAAATAGAGATATTCCTGATAACTCAATAGTTGTAGGAAATCCTTGTAAAATAATAGAGAATATAGAAGCAACAAAAGATTATATTAATAATATAGTTTAG
- a CDS encoding NAD-dependent epimerase/dehydratase family protein produces MEKIDLSQKTILVTGAAGFIGSNLVKELYNRFSDIKVIGFDSVNDYYDVNLKEYRLIELKNFKNFTFIKGNIADKPLVEKVFEEYKPEIVVNLAAQAGVRYSITNPDAYLESNLIGFFNILEACRHNKVEHLVYASSSSVYGMNKKIPYSTEDKVDNPVSLYAATKKSNELMAHAYSKLYDIPSTGLRFFTVYGPAGRPDMAYFGFTNKLIKGEKIQIFNYGNCKRDFTYIDDIVTGVVNVMEKTPDRNENGVRYKVYNIGNNKPENLLDFVDILQQELIRAEVLPKDYDFEAHKELVPMQPGDVEMTYADVEDLIRDFNFKPSTSLRDGLRKFAEWYKKFYL; encoded by the coding sequence ATGGAAAAAATTGATTTATCACAAAAAACTATCCTTGTAACAGGAGCTGCTGGATTTATCGGTTCAAACTTAGTTAAAGAGTTATACAATAGATTTTCTGATATAAAAGTTATTGGTTTTGATAGTGTTAATGACTATTATGATGTTAATCTAAAAGAATACAGATTAATAGAACTTAAAAACTTCAAAAACTTTACTTTCATAAAAGGAAATATTGCTGATAAACCTTTAGTTGAAAAAGTTTTTGAAGAATATAAACCAGAAATTGTTGTAAATTTAGCTGCTCAAGCTGGAGTAAGATATTCAATTACTAACCCTGATGCCTACTTAGAATCAAACTTAATCGGATTTTTTAATATTTTAGAAGCTTGTCGTCACAATAAAGTAGAACACTTAGTATACGCATCTAGTTCTAGCGTATATGGAATGAATAAAAAAATACCATACTCAACAGAAGATAAAGTTGATAATCCTGTATCACTTTATGCAGCAACAAAGAAATCAAATGAATTGATGGCTCACGCATATTCAAAACTTTATGATATTCCATCAACAGGGTTACGTTTCTTTACAGTTTATGGACCAGCAGGTAGACCAGATATGGCATATTTCGGATTTACTAATAAATTAATAAAAGGTGAAAAAATCCAAATATTTAACTATGGAAATTGTAAACGTGACTTTACATATATAGATGATATTGTTACTGGTGTAGTAAATGTTATGGAAAAAACTCCAGACAGAAATGAAAACGGTGTTAGATATAAGGTATATAACATAGGAAATAATAAACCAGAAAATTTATTAGACTTTGTAGATATTTTACAACAAGAGTTAATAAGAGCAGAGGTTTTACCTAAAGATTATGACTTTGAAGCTCATAAAGAGCTAGTACCAATGCAACCTGGTGATGTTGAAATGACTTATGCAGATGTAGAGGATTTAATAAGAGATTTTAATTTTAAACCAAGTACTTCTTTAAGAGATGGATTAAGAAAATTTGCAGAATGGTATAAAAAATTCTATTTATAA
- a CDS encoding AAA family ATPase produces MKIKFKNLGPLKKGEVTIRNMTIFCGKNNTGKTYVNYLIYSILETLKDYRTNLNLNIDQLFKEGVQEIDVVSLFDNNFDRIVKEIANEVKENLYKVFNSKKDFFEELELEIELDKEQKREKLIKLKFDRNVTIGENKVKISNLNKVEGSDKITLIYFKEKTEKKILEESLRRYIENFLQICLIQEENQKYMLPTERNGLNIFYNELLRKRANIVENMDFSVEGKEEIENVNNYPKPVKDYLKILTKLDIYDKNEGNEIFVNIAKEMEKEIIRGKYKIDNNRIFYQTENEKELDLYIASSTVKTIFGIIFYLRHLIKNRDYLIIDEPELNLHPENQVKIAKLLVRLVNSGIKVIISTHSDYITKEFNNLLMLDNDFKNKTKIMEKYDYSKEDVLERKNVGAYLFKDGILDEMEIGEEGIITKTFDEVIESINERNDDIYYSIKESGDE; encoded by the coding sequence TTGAAAATAAAATTTAAAAATTTAGGTCCTTTAAAAAAAGGTGAAGTTACTATAAGAAATATGACTATATTTTGTGGAAAAAATAATACAGGAAAAACTTATGTTAATTATTTAATTTATTCTATTTTAGAAACCTTAAAAGATTATAGAACAAACCTTAATTTAAATATAGATCAATTGTTTAAAGAAGGGGTGCAAGAAATAGATGTAGTTAGTTTATTTGATAATAATTTTGATAGAATAGTTAAAGAAATAGCTAATGAAGTTAAAGAAAATTTGTATAAAGTTTTTAATAGCAAGAAAGATTTTTTTGAAGAATTAGAATTAGAGATTGAATTAGATAAAGAGCAAAAAAGAGAAAAGCTAATTAAACTAAAATTTGACAGAAATGTAACCATTGGAGAAAATAAAGTAAAAATAAGCAATCTTAATAAAGTGGAAGGTAGTGATAAAATAACATTAATTTATTTTAAAGAAAAAACAGAAAAAAAAATATTAGAAGAATCTTTGAGAAGATATATAGAAAATTTCCTTCAAATTTGTTTAATTCAAGAAGAGAATCAAAAGTATATGTTACCTACTGAGAGAAATGGACTTAATATTTTCTATAATGAACTTTTAAGAAAAAGAGCTAATATTGTAGAAAATATGGATTTTTCTGTTGAAGGTAAGGAAGAGATAGAAAATGTCAATAATTATCCTAAACCTGTAAAAGATTATTTAAAAATTTTAACTAAATTGGATATATATGATAAAAACGAAGGAAACGAAATTTTTGTTAACATAGCAAAAGAGATGGAAAAAGAGATAATTAGGGGAAAATATAAAATAGATAATAATAGAATTTTTTATCAAACTGAAAATGAAAAAGAGTTAGACTTATATATAGCTTCTTCAACTGTAAAAACAATTTTTGGAATAATATTTTACTTAAGACATCTAATAAAAAATAGAGATTATCTAATAATTGATGAGCCAGAATTAAATTTACATCCAGAAAATCAAGTAAAAATTGCTAAACTACTTGTAAGATTAGTAAATAGTGGTATTAAAGTAATTATTTCTACCCACAGTGATTATATTACTAAAGAGTTTAATAATCTTTTAATGTTAGATAATGATTTTAAAAATAAAACTAAAATTATGGAAAAATATGACTATAGTAAAGAAGATGTTTTAGAAAGAAAGAATGTGGGAGCTTATTTATTTAAAGATGGAATTCTAGATGAAATGGAAATAGGAGAAGAGGGAATTATTACAAAAACTTTTGACGAAGTAATTGAAAGTATCAACGAGAGAAATGATGATATTTATTATTCAATAAAAGAATCTGGTGATGAATAA
- the tnpB gene encoding IS200/IS605 family element RNA-guided endonuclease TnpB produces MKQLKAYKFRIYPSNEQKIFFSKTFGCVRLVYNLMLNDRIKAYEESKGNTDKKIKYPTPAQYKKEYEFLKEVDSLALANAQMNLDKAYKNFFRDKSIGFPKFKSKKNPVQSYTTNNQNGTINIFENRLKIPKLKELVKIKVHRKIEGIIKSATISRNGSGKYFISLLCETDIQELPKTNLSVGIDLGIKDMAILSTGEKIENLKFRKQLEKKLKREQRKLSKRLLIAKKENRKLSEAKNYQKQKIKVAKIHEKIMNMRVDFLNKLSMDIIKNHDIICIEDLNTKGLLHNHKLAKSIGDVSWASFVNKLEYKAKWYGKEIIKIDRLYPSSQICSVCGNRDGKKTLDVREWTCPICHTHHDRDINASKNILAEGLRIRQAV; encoded by the coding sequence ATGAAACAGCTAAAAGCATATAAATTTAGAATTTATCCAAGCAATGAACAAAAAATATTTTTTAGTAAAACTTTTGGTTGTGTTCGTCTTGTCTATAATCTTATGCTAAATGATAGAATCAAAGCATATGAAGAAAGTAAAGGTAATACTGATAAAAAGATAAAATATCCAACTCCTGCTCAATATAAAAAAGAGTATGAATTTCTAAAAGAAGTAGATAGTCTTGCTCTTGCTAACGCTCAAATGAATTTAGATAAAGCATATAAAAATTTTTTTAGAGATAAATCTATAGGTTTTCCTAAATTCAAATCTAAGAAAAATCCTGTACAAAGTTATACAACTAATAATCAAAATGGTACTATAAATATTTTTGAAAACAGATTAAAAATTCCAAAACTTAAAGAATTAGTAAAAATTAAAGTGCATAGAAAAATAGAGGGTATAATAAAATCTGCTACTATTTCGCGTAATGGAAGTGGCAAGTATTTTATCTCTTTGTTATGTGAAACTGATATTCAAGAATTACCAAAAACTAATTTATCAGTAGGAATTGATTTAGGTATTAAAGATATGGCTATTCTTTCTACTGGAGAAAAAATAGAAAATCTAAAATTTAGAAAACAATTAGAGAAAAAACTAAAAAGAGAACAAAGAAAATTATCAAAAAGACTTCTAATTGCAAAAAAAGAAAATAGAAAATTAAGCGAGGCTAAAAATTATCAAAAACAAAAAATTAAAGTAGCTAAGATACACGAAAAAATTATGAATATGAGAGTTGATTTCTTAAATAAATTAAGTATGGATATAATCAAAAACCACGATATTATTTGTATTGAAGACTTAAATACAAAGGGATTACTTCATAATCATAAATTAGCAAAATCTATTGGAGATGTATCTTGGGCTAGTTTTGTAAATAAACTTGAGTATAAGGCGAAATGGTATGGTAAAGAAATAATAAAAATAGATAGACTATATCCGTCAAGTCAGATATGCTCTGTATGTGGGAATCGTGATGGCAAGAAAACTCTTGATGTAAGAGAGTGGACTTGTCCAATTTGTCATACTCACCACGACAGGGATATAAATGCAAGTAAAAATATATTGGCTGAAGGTCTAAGAATAAGACAAGCAGTCTAA
- the tnpA gene encoding IS200/IS605 family transposase has translation MELDSNCHSVFLLHYHLVLVVKYRKNVFDDTISEFAKDMFVRIGVPYHITLVQWNHDKDHIHIMFKAHPKTELTKFINAYKSASSRIIKKEFPHIRKYLWKEMFWSKSFCLLTTGGAPIEIIKKYIEEQGQKSK, from the coding sequence ATGGAATTAGATAGTAATTGTCATTCAGTATTTTTATTGCATTATCACTTAGTTCTTGTAGTAAAATATAGAAAAAATGTATTTGATGACACAATTTCTGAATTTGCTAAAGATATGTTTGTAAGAATTGGAGTTCCGTATCATATAACTTTAGTACAATGGAATCACGATAAAGACCACATACATATAATGTTCAAGGCTCATCCTAAAACAGAATTGACTAAATTCATAAATGCGTATAAATCAGCAAGTTCTAGGATAATAAAAAAAGAATTTCCACATATAAGAAAATATCTTTGGAAAGAAATGTTTTGGTCTAAAAGTTTTTGTTTGTTGACCACTGGAGGAGCTCCTATTGAAATCATAAAAAAATATATAGAGGAACAAGGACAAAAGAGTAAATAA
- a CDS encoding DUF3644 domain-containing protein, with protein MIELEKNILNKAIEAFILGIEIYNKPTIKYRVEGFSFFICNAWELMLKAHIIKKFGNKEIYYKDSPERTITLENCIKKVFTNDKDPLRKNLEKIIELRNTSTQHILTQ; from the coding sequence ATGATTGAGTTAGAAAAAAATATTTTAAATAAAGCAATAGAAGCTTTTATATTGGGAATTGAAATATATAATAAACCAACTATAAAATATAGAGTTGAAGGATTTAGTTTTTTTATATGCAATGCTTGGGAATTAATGCTAAAAGCTCATATTATTAAAAAATTTGGTAATAAAGAAATATACTATAAGGATAGTCCTGAAAGAACTATTACTTTGGAAAATTGTATAAAAAAAGTTTTTACAAATGATAAGGATCCTTTAAGAAAAAATTTAGAAAAAATAATAGAGTTAAGAAATACAAGTACACAACACATCCTTACACAATGA
- the ald gene encoding alanine dehydrogenase: MKIGIPKEKNNDESRVGLTPAGVGQLVLDGNEVYVQKGAGLATGITDEEYISSGAIMVDTFEEIYEKATLIIKVEKPLECEIKLLKPHHILYAYLHLAAHKKTTLELLKTGATCIAFETIIQEDGVKPILSPMSEVAGRMAVQVGSFYLQKNNGGMGKLLGGVPGVERGKVVVLGAGVAGQSAIKTAFGMGAEVTAIDIDMNKLRYLDDNYKSQITTLYSTPRNIEKAVSEADLLIGTVLIPGGKTPCLVTKKYINTMQKGSVIVDVAIDQGGCFETSKITTLENPTYVVDGVVHYCVGNMAGAYPITATVSVENSILKYAREIASKGLKRACTVYPELLGGINIMNERVTCRKVADSLGLDYVGVGF, from the coding sequence ATGAAGATTGGAATACCTAAAGAAAAAAACAACGATGAAAGTAGGGTAGGGCTGACTCCGGCTGGTGTTGGGCAACTAGTACTAGATGGTAACGAAGTATATGTCCAAAAGGGAGCTGGACTTGCTACTGGAATAACTGATGAAGAATATATCTCTAGTGGAGCTATAATGGTGGATACTTTTGAAGAGATTTATGAAAAAGCTACCTTAATAATAAAAGTAGAAAAACCTTTAGAGTGTGAGATAAAACTTTTAAAACCTCACCATATATTATATGCTTATCTTCACCTTGCAGCACATAAAAAAACTACTCTTGAGCTTTTAAAAACAGGGGCTACTTGTATAGCCTTTGAAACTATCATTCAAGAGGACGGAGTAAAACCAATACTTTCTCCAATGTCTGAAGTAGCTGGTAGAATGGCTGTTCAAGTGGGAAGTTTTTATCTTCAAAAAAATAACGGCGGAATGGGAAAACTTTTAGGTGGAGTTCCCGGAGTTGAGAGAGGAAAAGTTGTTGTACTTGGAGCTGGAGTTGCTGGACAAAGTGCTATAAAGACAGCTTTTGGAATGGGAGCAGAGGTAACTGCTATTGATATAGATATGAATAAATTAAGATATCTTGACGATAATTATAAAAGTCAAATAACAACTCTTTATTCTACACCAAGAAATATTGAAAAAGCTGTTTCTGAGGCAGATCTTTTAATAGGTACTGTACTTATCCCAGGTGGAAAAACTCCTTGTCTTGTTACTAAAAAATATATAAATACAATGCAAAAAGGTAGTGTAATAGTTGACGTGGCTATTGACCAAGGTGGTTGCTTTGAAACTTCTAAGATAACAACTTTGGAAAATCCAACATATGTGGTAGATGGTGTTGTCCATTACTGTGTTGGTAATATGGCGGGAGCTTATCCTATAACTGCCACTGTCTCTGTTGAAAACTCAATCCTTAAATATGCAAGAGAGATCGCAAGTAAAGGTCTAAAGAGAGCTTGTACTGTTTATCCAGAACTTTTAGGTGGAATAAATATTATGAATGAGAGAGTTACTTGCAGAAAAGTTGCCGATAGCTTGGGACTAGACTATGTAGGTGTTGGATTCTAA
- a CDS encoding Na+/H+ antiporter NhaC family protein has translation MKKVLFFISVLLLISFVIFTKFTIGGIILAIYVILSMVATRRNLTLDEIIDISILYGKKSSLVIILFIFIGSLSATWMACGTIPGLVYYGLKFINPNIFLFFVFVICCIVSSILGSAFASTGIIGVALMAIAKTSDINLNLVGAAIISGVYFGDRWSPISVSANLVSSLTGVSIFTNLRNMVKSTIVPFILTSILYLGLSRVFTLDITENLLPNMIMVNYNLDIRFIFLPLVAIIVLSILKVNVKISMGISIVMATLISVFLQNEKFFDVLNYAFNGFYKFNGGELEKIIKGGGVVSMANATIVIVISCLLVGILEKMEILSFLKSKIRNIDSRANLFANMFGIGVISSMIGCNQTVSIIMTEQVMEEVYDSRGLSREDLTVDLENSAVILNGFIPWNSSCFVPCAILEVAFYIAIPLAFFLSLIPICTFIQYKISDRKALK, from the coding sequence ATGAAAAAAGTTCTATTTTTTATAAGTGTTTTATTGCTTATCTCCTTTGTTATTTTTACAAAATTTACCATTGGAGGAATTATTCTGGCAATCTATGTTATTCTTTCTATGGTGGCAACTAGAAGAAATTTAACATTAGATGAGATCATTGATATCTCTATTTTGTATGGGAAAAAATCAAGTCTGGTTATTATCCTTTTTATTTTTATAGGTAGCCTCTCTGCCACTTGGATGGCTTGTGGTACAATACCGGGACTTGTTTATTATGGATTAAAATTTATTAATCCGAATATATTTTTATTCTTTGTTTTTGTAATCTGTTGTATCGTTTCATCAATCTTAGGTAGTGCCTTTGCCTCTACTGGTATAATCGGTGTGGCTTTAATGGCTATTGCAAAAACTAGTGATATTAACTTAAATCTTGTTGGAGCAGCAATAATTTCTGGAGTTTATTTTGGAGATAGATGGTCGCCAATCTCTGTAAGTGCCAACCTTGTATCATCTCTTACTGGGGTTAGTATCTTTACAAACTTAAGAAATATGGTAAAATCAACAATTGTGCCATTTATCTTGACATCAATTCTTTACCTTGGGCTTTCAAGAGTATTTACTCTTGATATTACAGAAAATCTTCTACCTAATATGATAATGGTAAATTATAATCTTGATATTAGATTTATTTTCTTGCCACTTGTTGCTATTATAGTTTTATCAATCCTTAAGGTAAATGTTAAAATTTCAATGGGAATAAGTATAGTTATGGCAACTTTAATCTCTGTATTTTTACAGAATGAAAAGTTTTTTGATGTACTTAATTATGCTTTCAACGGATTTTATAAATTTAACGGTGGAGAACTTGAAAAAATCATAAAAGGTGGAGGGGTTGTATCTATGGCAAATGCTACAATCGTTATTGTTATCTCTTGCCTTTTAGTTGGAATTTTGGAAAAAATGGAAATTTTATCATTCCTTAAATCAAAAATCAGAAATATAGATTCAAGAGCTAATCTTTTTGCAAATATGTTTGGTATCGGAGTTATATCAAGTATGATAGGTTGTAACCAAACTGTATCAATAATTATGACTGAACAGGTTATGGAAGAAGTTTATGATTCAAGAGGTCTTAGCCGTGAAGATTTAACTGTAGATTTGGAAAACTCAGCTGTTATACTTAATGGATTTATTCCTTGGAACAGTTCTTGTTTTGTTCCTTGTGCTATTCTTGAAGTGGCATTTTATATAGCTATACCACTAGCTTTCTTCTTGTCACTTATCCCAATCTGTACCTTTATTCAGTACAAGATTTCTGACAGAAAAGCTTTAAAATAA
- a CDS encoding phosphatidylserine decarboxylase — MEFKKINYIDRKTGNVLVENVPGEKFLKFLYYNPFGKLPLELLVKRKFLSALYGKKMDSPSSCKLIPDFVKEHNINMEESVKSIDEFQSFNDFFTRKLKPNSRAIQREKGVLASPADGKVFVLENINKDTQFFVKGEKFTLEEFFRNKSFAKKYDNGIMFIIRLAPVDYHRFHFPASGLISKSKVIDGAYYSVSTHAIRTNFRIFCENKRSFSTLFTDQFKDICIAEIGATMVGGIKQTYIPYTYVEKGDEKGYFFFGGSTVILLLEKQSFKIDKDLLENSKKGIETKVYMGERLGISQIARGDDF; from the coding sequence ATGGAATTTAAAAAGATTAACTATATAGATAGAAAAACTGGAAACGTTCTAGTTGAAAATGTTCCCGGTGAAAAGTTTTTAAAATTTTTATACTATAATCCCTTTGGAAAACTACCACTAGAGCTTTTAGTAAAGAGAAAATTTTTATCTGCTCTTTATGGTAAAAAGATGGACTCTCCTAGTTCTTGCAAACTTATTCCAGACTTTGTAAAAGAACATAATATAAATATGGAAGAAAGTGTAAAATCAATTGATGAGTTTCAGTCTTTCAATGATTTTTTCACTAGAAAATTAAAGCCTAACTCAAGAGCTATCCAAAGAGAAAAGGGAGTTTTGGCAAGTCCTGCTGACGGGAAAGTATTTGTTCTTGAAAATATCAACAAAGATACTCAGTTCTTCGTCAAAGGTGAGAAGTTTACATTAGAAGAGTTTTTTAGAAACAAAAGTTTTGCTAAAAAATACGATAATGGGATTATGTTTATTATAAGACTTGCACCAGTGGATTATCATAGATTTCACTTCCCAGCCTCTGGTTTAATCTCAAAAAGTAAAGTGATAGATGGAGCTTACTACTCTGTATCTACCCACGCAATACGTACTAATTTTAGAATTTTCTGTGAAAATAAAAGAAGTTTTTCAACTCTTTTCACTGACCAATTTAAAGATATATGTATAGCTGAGATTGGAGCCACTATGGTAGGTGGAATAAAACAAACTTATATCCCTTATACATATGTAGAAAAGGGAGATGAAAAAGGTTATTTCTTCTTCGGTGGATCTACTGTAATCCTACTCCTTGAGAAACAATCTTTCAAAATTGATAAAGATTTATTAGAAAATAGTAAAAAAGGTATTGAAACAAAGGTTTATATGGGAGAAAGACTTGGAATTTCCCAAATAGCTAGAGGTGACGACTTTTGA
- a CDS encoding NusG domain II-containing protein yields MRRKPCYFKKWDLVIYFFIFSILFSLFCYAQNLNNTKGNKAEVYVDNKLRYVFDLEENKKEYFVDTNLGGVNIEINKMKIRVTTSNSPLKICVKQGWISNSGDTIVGIPDRLLIKVVGDTDDSEVDTIIK; encoded by the coding sequence TTGAGAAGAAAGCCCTGTTACTTTAAGAAATGGGATCTAGTTATATACTTTTTTATATTTTCAATACTTTTTTCTTTGTTTTGTTATGCCCAAAATCTTAACAACACAAAGGGAAATAAAGCTGAAGTATATGTAGATAACAAACTTCGTTATGTGTTTGATCTAGAAGAAAATAAAAAAGAATATTTTGTAGATACTAATCTTGGGGGGGTTAATATCGAGATAAATAAAATGAAAATAAGAGTTACAACTTCTAACTCTCCTCTAAAAATCTGTGTAAAACAAGGTTGGATTTCAAATTCTGGAGATACTATCGTAGGGATACCTGATAGATTACTTATAAAAGTAGTTGGAGATACTGATGACTCTGAAGTGGATACTATTATTAAGTAA
- a CDS encoding AI-2E family transporter has product MNKLSERKLFFKIFILGMILIFIQTMFQNNSEFLNILRTLKYYGKPFIYGIFIAILFDPLVEFIETKLKFSRIVSLWLGFLIFICVFTGLMFWFIPNLINSFEDIIKMFPSLQDKFVYYLRKLFDFLREKDLLMMNGDEVQKAIEDFIVSNIEHIKNILLSISLNVVYWIAEVFVFFLGLFLAIYFILYKRYFMGFFKNLVFLFYDDEKSKKALDFLIECKNIFLNYMSGRILISIVVGIVAYIVMWFGKVPYALIISVMIGVGNMIPYFGSIVAGVIAFILVVLVEPVKVWYIFLAMGIAQAVDGYVVGPLILSKSVGLSSFWIIASVIIMGNIMGTTGMFLGVPIFAILKLIYTKLIKNKRENLRIKYEEEKENNEFKEF; this is encoded by the coding sequence ATGAATAAGCTATCTGAAAGAAAACTTTTCTTTAAAATTTTTATCTTAGGTATGATCCTAATCTTTATACAGACTATGTTTCAAAATAATTCTGAGTTTTTAAATATCTTAAGGACACTAAAATATTATGGAAAACCTTTTATCTATGGAATTTTTATAGCAATTCTTTTTGACCCTTTAGTTGAGTTTATTGAAACAAAATTAAAATTTTCAAGAATTGTATCTTTATGGCTTGGATTTTTAATATTTATCTGTGTTTTCACAGGACTTATGTTTTGGTTTATTCCAAACCTTATCAATAGTTTTGAAGATATTATAAAGATGTTCCCATCACTTCAAGATAAATTTGTCTACTATCTTAGAAAACTTTTTGATTTCCTAAGAGAAAAAGATCTTTTGATGATGAATGGAGATGAAGTTCAAAAGGCTATTGAAGATTTTATTGTTTCAAACATTGAGCATATAAAAAATATCCTACTTTCTATAAGTCTTAATGTGGTTTATTGGATTGCTGAGGTTTTTGTATTTTTCTTAGGTTTATTTTTAGCTATTTATTTTATATTATATAAGAGATATTTTATGGGATTTTTTAAAAATTTAGTATTTTTATTTTATGATGATGAAAAGTCTAAAAAAGCTTTAGACTTTCTTATTGAGTGCAAAAATATTTTCCTTAACTATATGTCTGGTAGAATTTTAATCTCCATTGTAGTTGGGATTGTTGCATATATTGTTATGTGGTTTGGAAAAGTGCCTTACGCTCTTATCATCTCAGTTATGATAGGTGTAGGTAATATGATTCCATATTTTGGGTCAATCGTTGCAGGTGTAATTGCATTTATTCTTGTGGTTTTGGTTGAGCCAGTGAAAGTTTGGTATATATTCCTTGCTATGGGAATTGCCCAAGCAGTTGACGGATATGTTGTTGGACCTTTAATTTTGAGCAAAAGTGTGGGACTTAGTTCTTTCTGGATAATCGCCTCAGTTATTATTATGGGGAACATTATGGGAACTACTGGAATGTTTTTGGGAGTACCAATATTTGCAATCTTAAAACTAATCTATACAAAGCTAATAAAAAATAAAAGAGAAAATTTACGTATCAAATATGAAGAAGAGAAAGAAAATAACGAGTTTAAGGAGTTTTAA